The Paraburkholderia sp. ZP32-5 genome includes a window with the following:
- a CDS encoding carboxymuconolactone decarboxylase family protein, protein MSSTPRIPPVTPGTRAELATIEARIDKARGRISPLYQVLLNSPPVVDGWEAMLTAIRLNTSVSPALREMTILRVAVLNHAPYEFDAHVVHARQAGIDDALIEQLRHEVPPDSIDGIERVDTHARDVLRLVDAMTRDIEVPDAIFDPLHARFGPTVTLELVATVAAYNMVSRFLVALRIGH, encoded by the coding sequence ATGTCGAGCACACCCCGAATTCCGCCGGTAACACCAGGCACGCGCGCGGAACTTGCCACGATCGAAGCGCGGATCGACAAAGCGCGCGGCCGCATTTCGCCGCTCTATCAGGTGCTGCTGAATAGCCCGCCGGTCGTCGATGGCTGGGAGGCGATGCTGACCGCGATCCGTCTGAATACGTCGGTGAGCCCGGCGCTGCGAGAAATGACGATCCTGCGCGTGGCCGTGCTCAATCACGCGCCGTATGAATTCGACGCCCACGTGGTCCACGCGCGGCAGGCAGGCATCGACGACGCACTAATCGAACAGCTCAGGCATGAGGTGCCGCCGGACAGCATCGACGGCATCGAGCGCGTCGATACCCATGCGCGCGACGTGTTGCGGCTCGTCGATGCGATGACGCGCGACATCGAAGTGCCGGACGCGATCTTCGATCCGCTACACGCGCGCTTCGGGCCGACCGTCACGTTGGAGCTGGTCGCGACGGTCGCCGCTTACAACATGGTGTCGCGCTTTCTGGTCGCACTGCGGATCGGGCACTAG
- a CDS encoding amidohydrolase family protein, whose product MLPPGACDAHCHIFGPGERFPYAAQRSYTPADAPYETLAALHRELGIARAVIVQGACHGHDHAALLDALARSGGAYRGVALLVPEASDADVRALHEGGVRGARFNFVAHLGGAPSLDAFRNAVERIVPLGWHVCIHTDITALKSWLPHLASLPVPFVIDHMARVDASKGVDHADFRLLQEVAKLDHAWVKISGVDRISRSGAPFAEGVACMRALIEANPARILWGTDWPHPNVAGAVPREPDLLDALFAACPDDSVRQRVLVDNPARLYDFA is encoded by the coding sequence GTGCTTCCCCCCGGCGCGTGCGACGCGCACTGTCACATCTTCGGTCCGGGCGAGCGCTTTCCGTACGCTGCGCAGCGTTCGTACACGCCCGCCGATGCGCCCTACGAGACGCTGGCGGCGCTGCATCGCGAGCTGGGTATCGCGCGCGCGGTGATCGTGCAGGGCGCGTGTCACGGGCACGATCATGCGGCGTTGCTCGACGCGCTCGCGCGTAGCGGCGGTGCGTACCGCGGCGTCGCGCTGCTTGTGCCAGAGGCCAGCGACGCCGACGTGCGCGCGCTGCATGAGGGCGGTGTACGTGGCGCACGCTTCAATTTCGTCGCGCACCTGGGCGGGGCGCCGTCGCTCGATGCATTCAGGAACGCGGTCGAACGTATCGTGCCGCTCGGCTGGCACGTCTGCATTCACACGGACATCACCGCGTTGAAGAGCTGGTTGCCGCATCTGGCCAGTCTGCCGGTGCCGTTCGTCATCGATCATATGGCGCGCGTCGATGCGTCGAAGGGCGTCGATCACGCGGATTTCCGGTTGCTGCAGGAGGTCGCGAAGCTCGACCATGCGTGGGTGAAGATTTCCGGGGTCGACAGGATTTCGCGATCGGGCGCACCGTTTGCCGAAGGCGTCGCGTGCATGCGCGCGCTGATCGAAGCGAATCCCGCGCGCATCCTGTGGGGCACCGACTGGCCGCATCCGAATGTGGCCGGCGCAGTGCCGCGCGAGCCGGATCTGCTGGACGCGCTGTTCGCCGCCTGCCCGGACGACAGCGTTCGCCAGCGCGTGCTGGTGGACAACCCGGCGCGCCTTTACGATTTCGCGTGA